The window TCTGGTTGATTTTCTACCCGTAAACTACGCAATTTCATGATTTTCTCTCCGCGCTGTTTTTTTAGCTAATAAGTAATTAATGGTTGTTGCACACACCTGCTCCATGTCAGTAACAAATTTATCTAAACGATGACAAAAGTAAGTATGGGAAAGTAATGCCATAACTGCGACTGTTAAACCTGTAGCTGTTGCAATCAATGCTTCGCCTACACCGCCAGTAATTGCCATTGGTTGACCTGCTTGCACATTAAACACACTAAAGGAATTGATCATACCAATAACCGTTCCTAACAGTCCAAATAGAGGAGAGAGGGTAACGATGGCACTAAGAAAGTTCAGTGATTCTCGCAATCTTGCCGAGGATAATTGTGCCGCACTTTCTAACGCATTTTCTACATTGCTGCCTCGTTGATACGCTTTTAATCCCTCTAGTGCTACGTGACTGACTACCTTTGGCATCTTTTCGCATAATTGTATTGCTTCCGTAGTGCGTTGCCGTTCCAATAAAGGTTGCAGT is drawn from Pelosinus sp. IPA-1 and contains these coding sequences:
- a CDS encoding MotA/TolQ/ExbB proton channel family protein, encoding MEFLSQCLSLFHKGGPVMYLLVLCSFAVITIAIERFLYYKGVSTDTQAFLTKLQPLLERQRTTEAIQLCEKMPKVVSHVALEGLKAYQRGSNVENALESAAQLSSARLRESLNFLSAIVTLSPLFGLLGTVIGMINSFSVFNVQAGQPMAITGGVGEALIATATGLTVAVMALLSHTYFCHRLDKFVTDMEQVCATTINYLLAKKTARRENHEIA